The Pyrus communis chromosome 14, drPyrComm1.1, whole genome shotgun sequence sequence TTGATTAGCTGGCAACGGCATAGAGAATGATTGCCCATGATTGGGGACTTCGGATTGCATACCTTGATTGGGGACTTGGGGTTGCATACCAAAAGACCCTATTCAAGTAAAGTAGCAAGAATAAACACCACATAAACAAGCGTCAAAACAAGAATACAATAAATGTCATTTGTACTGATCATTTGACCCATTAAATACGAGCGAATAAAGATGTCAAGAACGAATCATCTCAGTTAAGAAATGCaagaataattaagaaaaagaaagaacgtTTCTCGCAATAAATTAACCACCAAGAAGAAAGCTAGCCGGGAGAGAAAAGGGCAGTTTTCAATAGTTGTTTTTACCTGGATCAGGGGGCCTGTTGCTGTTACCAGCAGAGTTAGATTGTAAAGGATTGCCCGTTGAATTCTGAGACTTGGTCTCCATTGTGAGCATCTTCAGAGAAATTTTCCGTAGATAATCcgactacaaaaataaaaataaaatccaagCTAAACTTAGAATACAGTTCTATCCAAAATATGAAGAAAGTTCAAACATACACAACATTATTTTAAGAATTCATATATGTAATAGATAGGTAAGTATTTCAGTACGCAAACATTTCATACACCATAAGAAATAAGAACTCCGGAATTATGGAAGCACCTGGCTTGTGGCTGCAGTATAAATCTTTTCCTCAAACCTTACAGCAATTTTGCTGAGTTCCTGCAATCCATCTTGTCCGGAGAAGGGAAGATGCCTCTTCAATGTATCCATTCTATACATGCAATAAAACCAACATCAGTTACAATCCACTAAAATATGTTTTAAGTTCGAACCCCTCTCGCCATAGTTTAGATTAGATTACGCTAAATTAGACTACCGCTTGAAACCAAATAAAATGGACAAAGAAAAACACTTACATCTTGTTGATAATTCTTTCCCTTGAATCAGCCTGCAGCTGACTCCTCCAATCGCCGGCATCCATGGCGGCCTCTCCAACTTGAGAAGGCCTCCACTTATTGGTATCCATCAAATCCAATCAACCCAACAAAACtgccaaaaacaaaagcacAGGACTGAGCTATTTCAACGAAAACCTACGAAAAGGGCACAAAAAATTCGTACAAGAGCTAGCTATTCGGACGACGATACAGTTTATaattagggagttttaacgaaaatcacTGTTCACtctaacgaaaaaccacattttaaccctaaaaagtcaatctggtagtatgaaaaatcaaaacttgcAATTCATATACAACCGAAAACCCGATACGATTTACACAATCAGATcacaaaaacaccaacaataaCGAATTTCCCACAAAACCCACGATCGATCAACatctaaaacaaaaattgaccaaaaaatTACCTCTTTTCTTTCAGATCGGGAGAGTTGAAGATTGAAAGGTTTAGGTTGCCCGGAGTGAAACAATGGAGAAATTGCAGATCTGGGAAATCGAGGGATTGGGAAAGGAAGGAGGGTTCTTGCTCAAAAGCTGCAAACTTTGagaagattgaatgaattgatgcGTCCGAATGTGGTCTCTTTAGTTATAAGTAGGAAGGGAGTGACAACAAATATCCTATTTTAACCAATTtctgattttttgggtttttttttattatttttgaattttgaatttttttagggACAAAATGACGATAAAACCATTGTCCTTAGAACTTCATAAGTTGCCACTTACCACTTCATCCTAATCCTTCTAGGTTTTCTAGTCAAATCTCAATAGGATAGGAATATTTCCACCTGAGTCAAAAGAACAAAGTAATCTTTTTTATAACTAGCCTCAGTATGCGCTTAAATGTGCAAATTGATTTTAAATGCTAATTAATGTGGTGACGTTTCATTAATTTTATGTCTTATGTCATCACTTTGaaacttatttatttgtactaaaTAAGAAATTGCTATATATAGTTGTAATAAGTTTGTATCTCTAAGACCATATCCAATGGTTGAGccaaaagccaaattttttagtccggaaaatttagcttttagcccagaaatagTTTTTCTGCTTCAACCGTTCTAGCCAAAATTTTAGTttgggattattaaagaatgaacttaggctattttttttgttaaattaattttttttttaaaaaataaatatgtagaccatcgtaaattaatttcataaacattttaatctaaaaaaatttaaattccgataaatattgggtggagtctactccgatttctgggctaaatttttaggggaatttggcattggtttagcatttagcccaaaatttccccttgggttggagtgagTTTGAAGGGAAATTTTGGAggggcttttagcccaccattgaagTTGGTCTAACATTATTGATGTAAATAGACcgattttcttttatatatttttttaatttttaatttagtaATTATATAACTTTACACTTTATTGCTTTTTAAAGAAGACAGAGCAAGGAGGAGATCAATTATTCCTCAATTAATCTACTTCTTGACCTTTTGGTATTAAATTTCATATAGTAAGTGTCgcgtaattttcattttcatctgTTAATAAATGTAATCCAAATGATTTCGCATGTGAGTAAATACATGTGGTTAGCATGAAATCCAAGTGTCTCTTTAGTTCAATGAGATTTTGAAACCATTACCTCATTAATGAAATGGAGATCAAAAAACCATTAGTACAACGCTAGAATACAACCAAACTCTAGGtatagcaattttttttctctctaacaAAAGCCAATACATGCAGATAACGCTTTATCACAGTGACGAAAAACAATTATGCATATGCACCCCTACCAACCTCTTACCCCTAACAAAAGCCAATACATTGATATCGTCTACCCTTCTAAAGTCACCACATTTTTATTCAGATAATGGAGGAGAGAAGCTGAAGTAGCATATGAGGCCATGAGAACATGGAAATTCAGACCAAAGAAGCATAAAAACCATATGGAAAAGATGATGATGCATGAACAATTGACAAACTTGATAGAAAAGATGTGATGCGCAAACACGACGCCTTTTCAGGTTGGAGGGGGCCTTTGTGGTCTGAGATCGACTTGGTCTCCATCGTGAATTCACGGCCCAGGATTATGGAAGTACCTGGGTTGTGGCTGCAGTATACTAATACAAGGATGgagggagagacagagagagagagagagagagagagtaaaactGATGATTAATCATTCCCATAGCATACCATAAAAGTAATTAAACATTTCTACCGttccaaacacacaaaaaacgtTGTAAAAATGCAGTCCGTTAATTAATGGCAAATAGCTAGAAATCTTTCAAACTGCTGTCCATTCATTTTGCGGTTGCGGTTTCTTCATTTTGTTAAAGCTCGCCAGCCTCTCTACAATGGTGCAATCCACTTTACAATGGACCCACTGCCCATCGCACTTCCTGTTCCACTGCCCTGGCATTATCAGCAGGATCCGCATATGTTTGACAATATTTTTCTGCGTAGTACGTTGCAAATGATATAAGTTCTTCCAGCGTCACATCCTCCTTGCCCTTGTTTCTTCTTCTAGCAGCAGCAGTGGCAGGAGTAGCAGCACCACACCGATGACAACGCCCAGCCTTCCACCTTGTAGCAGCAAATAGTATCGGCAATCCCATTTTCTTACGGTCAACTTCTTCCCATTTCAGTGTACTACATTTGGGGCAACCCTGAACGCATAAGAAGACACATATAGAGACTCGTGGTTAATTGCGTAGATTTGGTGCCCTAATATGGCAGAAGAACACAGTTCATTAAATAAAATCTGAACAGGAAATGTGGATAATCAAACTGCTAACAGTTACAAACTTAGCCAAATTTTTGCCTGAATAATCCTTAATGTAGAAATCCTGATTATATAATTAATGAGAAATGATATTCTTACTTCGTAGGGGACGCCATGGGTAAAGAGACCTTCTCCAGGTAGAGTGTGTCCGTGGTGATAGCCAACTCGGCGGTCACATGGTCTGAGACCAAACCGTTTATCAGACGGTTCACGTCCATACCTCGTTTCCTTCTTGCGTCCAGGTTTGAGAATGCGTTGCCTCCCTTTTCCGAGTATACGATCGGCCCCAGGGCCAGTGCGGTAACCAGTTCGGGAAACTGTACCTGTCGTAGGCTCACGAGGCAGTGAATTAAACAGAACGTCTGCTTGTGCTTGGACATTATTGTGGTCTTTGTTGTCGCTAGAAGTTGCATCAACATTAGTAACAGCTATGCTCCCAAAAGTTCTGTTGATACCCTGAATACTTTTCTCATTAATATTCAGAGTCTTTCGAAGCATACAACGAAGGGAAGCAGCCATTGCCATTACCCCGCCTCCATTTAAGAAAAAGGAGTTGTGAGTCCCAGAAAAATAATACAATCAAACGAtcagagaaagaaatataatccCAAAATGCATCATCCTATTGATCCAACCCATACTGATTACAAGCAAAGAAAATAATAGCAGAGGAATTCGCAAGTAAACCGATGGTGGGAAATTTACCTGGTTGGTTGAGGCTCAAGGCAAAGAGGGGCTCAGCGTAGGGTTTCTGGTGGAGCTCAGCTATAGGGTAAAgagaaatttaattcaatccatcttttattattctacccccaactttttttttattttttaatttaatgtgA is a genomic window containing:
- the LOC137714112 gene encoding uncharacterized protein, translating into MAMAASLRCMLRKTLNINEKSIQGINRTFGSIAVTNVDATSSDNKDHNNVQAQADVLFNSLPREPTTGTVSRTGYRTGPGADRILGKGRQRILKPGRKKETRYGREPSDKRFGLRPCDRRVGYHHGHTLPGEGLFTHGVPYEGCPKCSTLKWEEVDRKKMGLPILFAATRWKAGRCHRCGAATPATAAARRRNKGKEDVTLEELISFATYYAEKYCQTYADPADNARAVEQEVRWAVGPL